Proteins from a genomic interval of Desulfurobacterium atlanticum:
- the purH gene encoding bifunctional phosphoribosylaminoimidazolecarboxamide formyltransferase/IMP cyclohydrolase, with amino-acid sequence MKPVRALISVSDKTGVVDFAKSLYNLGIEIISTGGTARLLKENGVPVKEISELTEFPEIMEGRIKTLHPKVHGGILSKRDNPEHIETMEDLGIKPIDIVVVNLYPFKETVKSEKSFEEIIENIDIGGPTMVRAAAKNFKYVTIVTDPSDYKKIIEELEQTGKISLKTRFYLAKKAFNLTAHYDAVITDYLFKVNENGEFLTEPPEMRNPLTITFEKVQDLRYGENPHQRGAFYKEIFIDEPCISTAKKIHGEKELSFNNIYDIDGALNLVLEFDPNKEKVCAIIKHANPCGIAIGNSASDAYEKALKVDPVSAFGGIIAFNCPVDENTAKLITERFYECIIAPDYSEEALDILKTKKNLRVLKLDSMDKLINKGETSPFDYRKVVGGMLVQDRDLITLDPEKLKVVTEREPNENEWEDLLFAFKVVKWVKSNSVVYAKDGIAIGIGVGQTSRVDAAKCAAKKAKEMGLEMEGCVLASEAFFPFRDSVDEAAKVGVKAIIQPGGSIRDEEVIEAANEHNIAMVFTGIRHFRH; translated from the coding sequence TTGAAACCTGTAAGAGCCCTTATATCCGTTTCTGATAAAACAGGTGTAGTGGACTTTGCAAAATCTCTTTACAATTTAGGCATTGAAATCATCTCAACAGGGGGAACTGCCAGGCTCCTTAAAGAAAACGGTGTTCCGGTTAAAGAAATATCAGAATTAACAGAATTTCCTGAAATTATGGAAGGCAGGATTAAAACTTTGCATCCAAAAGTTCACGGAGGAATTCTTTCAAAAAGGGATAATCCAGAACATATTGAAACAATGGAAGACCTGGGAATAAAGCCGATAGACATTGTAGTCGTCAACCTTTATCCATTTAAAGAAACCGTTAAAAGTGAAAAATCTTTTGAGGAAATAATTGAAAATATAGATATAGGTGGCCCAACGATGGTAAGGGCTGCAGCAAAAAACTTTAAGTATGTGACAATAGTTACAGATCCTTCCGATTATAAAAAAATAATAGAAGAATTGGAGCAAACTGGAAAAATCTCTCTAAAAACAAGATTTTATCTTGCAAAAAAAGCCTTTAATCTCACAGCTCACTATGACGCTGTAATAACAGACTATCTTTTTAAAGTTAATGAAAACGGCGAATTTTTAACAGAGCCACCAGAAATGAGAAATCCACTAACAATCACTTTTGAAAAGGTGCAGGATTTAAGGTACGGAGAAAACCCTCACCAAAGAGGCGCATTTTACAAAGAAATCTTTATAGATGAACCCTGTATATCAACCGCAAAGAAAATTCACGGAGAGAAAGAGTTATCGTTTAATAACATTTATGATATAGATGGTGCACTAAACCTTGTCCTTGAATTTGACCCAAACAAAGAGAAAGTTTGTGCCATTATAAAACATGCAAACCCCTGCGGAATAGCTATTGGCAACTCTGCCTCCGATGCCTATGAAAAAGCTTTAAAAGTTGATCCTGTTTCAGCGTTTGGAGGAATCATAGCTTTTAACTGTCCTGTTGATGAAAACACTGCAAAACTTATAACAGAAAGGTTTTATGAATGTATAATCGCTCCAGATTACTCTGAAGAAGCTTTAGACATTCTAAAAACAAAAAAGAACCTGAGAGTACTTAAATTAGACAGTATGGATAAGTTAATAAATAAAGGGGAAACCTCTCCTTTCGATTACAGGAAAGTTGTAGGCGGAATGCTTGTACAGGACAGAGACCTTATAACTCTTGACCCTGAAAAGTTAAAGGTTGTTACAGAAAGAGAACCGAATGAAAATGAATGGGAAGATCTTCTATTTGCATTTAAAGTAGTAAAATGGGTAAAGTCAAACTCTGTAGTTTACGCAAAAGACGGCATTGCAATAGGAATAGGAGTTGGACAAACTTCAAGGGTGGACGCAGCAAAATGTGCAGCTAAAAAAGCAAAAGAGATGGGACTTGAAATGGAAGGCTGCGTTCTTGCAAGTGAAGCGTTTTTCCCGTTCAGAGACAGTGTTGACGAAGCAGCAAAAGTAGGTGTGAAAGCGATAATACAGCCAGGCGGTTCTATCAGAGATGAAGAAGTTATAGAAGCTGCTAATGAACACAACATCGCAATGGTATTTACAGGTATAAGACATTTCAGACATTAA
- a CDS encoding acyl-CoA thioesterase yields the protein MAEEQKQNQQEQQVIVGTMQYRVTMGETDAYGVMYYANYFHLFERGRTELFRALGIEYKQILQQKQILMPVVETACRYMAPIVYDDLITIETAITNIESRGIRFDYRIIRDEAVLAVGFTQHIFIDPQGRPVSFGKEVLEHLKSKGLIKEATHAEAEPPKSEEDVQERLKKFVIEKIKEDKDN from the coding sequence ATGGCAGAAGAACAGAAGCAAAACCAGCAGGAACAGCAGGTAATAGTTGGAACTATGCAATACAGAGTTACAATGGGAGAAACAGACGCTTACGGCGTTATGTACTACGCAAACTACTTCCATCTTTTTGAAAGGGGAAGAACAGAGCTTTTCCGAGCTCTTGGCATTGAATACAAACAAATTCTACAGCAAAAACAGATTCTTATGCCCGTTGTGGAAACTGCATGTAGATACATGGCACCTATAGTTTACGACGATCTTATAACCATAGAAACCGCCATAACAAACATAGAATCAAGAGGAATAAGGTTTGACTACAGAATTATAAGAGACGAAGCTGTTCTTGCTGTTGGATTTACCCAGCATATATTTATAGATCCACAGGGAAGACCTGTAAGTTTTGGTAAAGAAGTATTGGAACACCTAAAATCCAAAGGTCTTATAAAAGAAGCTACACACGCTGAAGCAGAACCTCCAAAGTCTGAAGAGGACGTTCAGGAAAGGCTCAAAAAGTTTGTCATAGAAAAAATCAAAGAAGATAAAGATAACTAA
- the trmD gene encoding tRNA (guanosine(37)-N1)-methyltransferase TrmD has translation MPVFDVLTVLPNLFSGFISEGVIGRAISSGKVDLKIHNLRDYTTDKHRTVDDVPYGGGPGMVLKPEPIFRAYEEVVKQRQKKPYVILTEPWGETFTQKKAVELSKKDNILIICGRYEGVDERVKSIVDEEISIGDYVLTGGELPAMVILDATIRLIPGVLGSEDSLKADSFMDRGLMGYPNYTRPAEFKGLKVPEVLLSGNHKKIEEWRKIKSFEKTYRKNPETIKKLIKEEKLTEEEKKLLEIAIKNIRDKIE, from the coding sequence ATGCCCGTTTTTGACGTTCTTACAGTGCTGCCAAATCTTTTCTCCGGATTTATATCAGAAGGAGTTATAGGAAGAGCTATCTCCTCAGGAAAGGTTGACCTTAAAATTCATAATCTAAGAGATTACACAACGGATAAACACAGAACCGTTGATGACGTTCCATACGGCGGTGGTCCCGGAATGGTTCTTAAACCAGAGCCAATATTTAGAGCATATGAAGAAGTAGTAAAACAGCGGCAGAAGAAACCTTACGTTATACTAACAGAACCGTGGGGAGAAACGTTCACTCAGAAAAAAGCTGTTGAACTTTCCAAAAAAGACAACATTCTTATAATATGCGGAAGATATGAAGGTGTTGACGAAAGAGTTAAATCTATAGTAGATGAAGAGATCTCCATAGGAGATTACGTTCTAACAGGTGGAGAACTTCCTGCAATGGTTATCCTTGATGCCACAATCAGACTTATTCCCGGAGTGCTGGGAAGCGAAGACTCTCTAAAGGCTGACTCATTCATGGATAGAGGGCTTATGGGATATCCAAACTACACAAGACCTGCTGAGTTTAAAGGGTTGAAAGTGCCTGAAGTGCTCCTTTCTGGTAATCATAAAAAGATAGAAGAGTGGAGAAAAATAAAATCTTTTGAAAAAACATACAGAAAAAACCCTGAAACCATAAAGAAGCTTATAAAAGAAGAAAAATTGACAGAAGAGGAAAAGAAGCTACTTGAAATTGCCATTAAGAACATCAGAGATAAGATAGAATGA
- a CDS encoding O-antigen ligase family protein, whose product MPEVKKLLEKAGSSLLTLSVYLLALTIPVSIAGDNIAIGLGILGFLLLFVSGSRICFPNVKPLGLFLIPEAFGVLLSKNVLKAWQETSWNTNLVPFFLVYDRLKRGLSLEMLMKLLSFSSVVSVLVLLFEAFTHRSWKSVSLERIFSVKFYMVPVRPVGFFDHPLTAAGVLILLFFLFLGLFFKEKNKLYLITTISLFFGVLLTQSRSYWIGVTIGLILFFSFIFRKKSFIYLPIFFTLVAGLVFSVPSFKNRLKSITDTRHNMSNVIRLIIWRSHLRAFDEKFSLKEKIFGAPVVGNDYCCEYIPESYEAILKKKPPKVENLCDRNFFHCLSHSIYVRYLTDYGVLGVLGYVSFMAYLVVVNLVSFRRFLDPVFAAFSTMYLGFAVAGFFENNFTDSEVKICFMFILGINFYLLSQVKNSTKRGVS is encoded by the coding sequence GTGCCTGAAGTTAAAAAGCTTTTAGAGAAAGCCGGCTCGTCTCTGCTAACATTGAGTGTTTATCTTCTTGCTCTTACTATTCCTGTTTCTATAGCTGGAGATAATATAGCTATAGGTTTGGGTATTTTGGGCTTTCTTTTATTGTTTGTTTCCGGGAGTAGGATCTGTTTTCCGAATGTTAAGCCTCTTGGCTTATTTTTAATTCCGGAAGCTTTTGGTGTTTTGCTTTCAAAAAACGTATTAAAGGCGTGGCAGGAAACATCCTGGAATACCAATCTTGTACCGTTTTTCCTGGTGTATGATAGATTAAAGAGAGGTCTAAGTCTTGAAATGTTGATGAAGCTTCTGTCTTTTAGCTCTGTAGTGTCAGTTTTAGTGCTTTTATTTGAAGCTTTTACTCATAGAAGTTGGAAAAGCGTTTCTTTGGAGAGGATTTTTTCCGTTAAATTTTACATGGTTCCCGTAAGACCCGTAGGTTTTTTTGATCATCCTTTAACGGCAGCAGGGGTGTTAATTTTACTTTTTTTTCTATTTCTGGGTTTATTTTTTAAAGAGAAAAATAAACTTTATCTGATTACCACAATAAGTTTATTTTTTGGTGTTCTGTTAACTCAGAGCCGTTCATATTGGATAGGTGTTACCATTGGTTTAATACTATTTTTTTCCTTCATTTTCCGAAAAAAATCGTTCATTTACCTACCTATCTTTTTTACTTTGGTCGCTGGCTTGGTTTTTTCTGTTCCTTCCTTCAAAAATAGACTTAAAAGCATTACAGATACAAGACATAACATGAGTAATGTTATCAGACTTATAATCTGGCGTTCTCATCTGAGGGCGTTTGATGAGAAATTTTCTTTAAAGGAAAAGATTTTTGGGGCGCCAGTTGTTGGAAATGACTACTGTTGTGAATATATTCCGGAAAGTTATGAAGCTATTTTAAAGAAGAAACCGCCAAAGGTTGAGAATTTATGTGATAGAAATTTTTTCCACTGTTTAAGTCATAGTATATATGTAAGGTATCTGACGGATTACGGTGTTTTGGGAGTTTTAGGATATGTTTCTTTTATGGCATATTTAGTGGTGGTTAATCTTGTGTCTTTCCGCAGGTTTTTGGATCCGGTGTTCGCTGCTTTCAGCACAATGTATCTTGGATTTGCAGTGGCAGGTTTTTTTGAGAATAATTTTACTGATTCAGAGGTTAAAATCTGCTTTATGTTTATACTTGGAATAAACTTTTATCTGCTTTCGCAAGTAAAGAATTCTACTAAGCGAGGTGTAAGTTAA
- a CDS encoding bifunctional folylpolyglutamate synthase/dihydrofolate synthase → MTAFESYFLNKEFVWKPGLERIKKAVASLDFSFPPSVIVAGTNGKGSTSSFIASILKAHGVRTGLFTSPHLLEFNERFRIDLEPVDTGLLDRAFLNLLPVIEENSLTYFEAAFLLSLYLFKDCDFVVYEVGLGGRLDATNSIEHNLAVITHIDYDHKDYLGETIEEIATEKLHVVKNRIPVVISQNRKVVFDIATEFTDEIYAFGSDFNVFSVRVTSEGTKGIYSDKEITFPFNLSVYGKHQAINAATGIFTAKKVLKELLCLKVDISKIKGAVSSVTIPGRFEILRRKPFFIVDVAHNIDAVGRFVETLGMLGISVDIVYSGLKDKDFNAIFKLFKSYTDEAGTELFLVPIKNPRGFSYKELKEKYGKEATVLESLKGEVLKKDVAVVGSFYLISDVLNGNFK, encoded by the coding sequence GTGACAGCCTTTGAATCTTATTTCTTAAATAAAGAGTTTGTCTGGAAGCCTGGTCTTGAAAGAATTAAAAAGGCTGTGGCTTCTCTTGACTTTTCCTTTCCACCGTCTGTTATTGTTGCAGGAACTAACGGAAAAGGCTCAACTTCGTCGTTTATTGCGTCAATTTTAAAAGCCCACGGTGTTAGAACAGGTCTTTTCACTTCTCCTCATCTTTTAGAGTTTAATGAAAGGTTCAGAATTGATCTTGAACCTGTTGATACAGGTCTTCTTGATAGGGCTTTTCTGAACCTTTTACCTGTTATAGAGGAAAATAGTCTTACCTATTTTGAGGCTGCTTTTCTTCTTTCCCTTTATCTCTTTAAGGATTGTGATTTTGTAGTTTATGAGGTTGGGCTTGGGGGAAGGCTTGATGCAACAAACAGTATAGAGCATAACCTTGCTGTTATAACCCATATAGATTATGACCATAAGGATTATCTTGGAGAAACTATTGAAGAGATTGCAACAGAGAAGTTGCATGTTGTGAAAAATAGAATTCCGGTTGTTATTTCCCAGAACAGAAAAGTTGTTTTTGATATTGCGACAGAGTTTACAGATGAGATTTACGCTTTTGGCAGTGATTTTAATGTTTTTTCTGTAAGAGTAACTTCTGAAGGCACTAAAGGAATTTACAGTGATAAAGAAATAACATTTCCTTTTAACCTTTCTGTTTATGGAAAACATCAGGCAATAAATGCTGCCACAGGGATATTTACTGCGAAGAAAGTTTTGAAAGAACTTTTGTGTCTGAAAGTTGATATTTCAAAGATTAAAGGTGCGGTTTCTTCTGTTACAATTCCCGGCAGGTTTGAGATTTTAAGGAGAAAACCGTTTTTTATTGTTGATGTTGCTCACAACATTGATGCTGTAGGAAGGTTTGTTGAAACTTTAGGGATGTTAGGTATTTCAGTTGATATTGTTTATTCTGGATTAAAAGATAAAGATTTTAACGCTATTTTTAAACTTTTTAAAAGCTACACAGATGAAGCAGGAACAGAGCTTTTTCTCGTTCCTATCAAAAATCCCAGGGGTTTTTCTTACAAGGAACTTAAGGAGAAGTATGGAAAAGAAGCAACTGTTCTTGAAAGTTTAAAAGGAGAAGTTCTTAAAAAAGATGTGGCGGTTGTTGGTTCATTCTATCTTATCTCTGATGTTCTTAATGGCAATTTCAAGTAG
- the rimM gene encoding ribosome maturation factor RimM (Essential for efficient processing of 16S rRNA): MKKRTIKKILERRKKQPEKDEVLIGKIVGAHGIKGEVKVKPETEIFERQLKETRKLTGYRGVSKKTFTVDTVKPYKNLFIIKFKEITDRNSAETAINTSLFIKKNELIPLEEDEFFFEDLINSIVETEDGTKVGKVKEILEMPASHILVVEKENGKEALIPFINQFIKEIDKEAKKIVITPIEGLV, from the coding sequence ATGAAAAAAAGAACAATTAAAAAGATTCTTGAAAGAAGAAAAAAGCAGCCTGAAAAAGATGAGGTTTTAATAGGAAAAATTGTTGGAGCTCACGGAATAAAAGGAGAAGTAAAGGTTAAACCTGAAACGGAAATTTTTGAAAGACAGCTTAAAGAAACGAGAAAGTTGACAGGATACAGAGGGGTTTCAAAAAAAACGTTCACAGTTGATACTGTAAAACCTTACAAAAACCTTTTCATAATAAAATTTAAAGAGATAACAGATAGAAACAGTGCTGAAACTGCTATCAATACATCACTTTTTATAAAGAAAAATGAACTTATTCCCCTTGAGGAAGATGAATTCTTTTTTGAGGATCTTATAAATTCCATCGTTGAAACAGAAGATGGAACAAAAGTTGGTAAAGTAAAAGAGATTCTTGAAATGCCGGCAAGCCACATCCTTGTAGTGGAAAAAGAAAACGGAAAAGAAGCACTGATACCGTTCATAAATCAGTTTATAAAAGAGATTGACAAAGAAGCCAAAAAAATCGTAATAACTCCCATAGAAGGTCTTGTGTAA